Proteins from a genomic interval of Meiothermus sp.:
- a CDS encoding alanyl-tRNA editing protein: protein MRAYWDHPYQSEFEAQVVRAWSEGGKHYAVLDQTLFYPTSGGQACDTGRLGGVAVLEVLEDAKATGPVIHRLESPLLEGQRVVGQLDWARRYRHMQRHTAEHMLGQAFLRAAGWNVVAVNMSNPVCTMDFDGAPDEAVIRQAEALANWAVYANTAVRTYFINDAEAPAHGLRRAPKVAGIIRVVEIEGWDKVACGGLHVAHTGEAGPIKITRFERYKGGTRVYFSAGWEALELFDQEHRLLSRLGERFSSSPLELEKPIGNLQDEWRRARAENAALKDELAERIMRDLLAGFPNLTMAAQVPHIVLDMVGKRLAEWPGVLALLVAQAEDKARYVLLKHPSRNEDLQTIWEEVLKPLGARGGGALVKLGVMPLKALHPALLAFERYLAQER from the coding sequence GTGCGCGCTTACTGGGATCACCCCTACCAAAGCGAGTTCGAGGCCCAGGTGGTGCGGGCCTGGAGCGAGGGCGGGAAGCACTACGCGGTGCTCGACCAGACCCTCTTCTACCCCACCTCGGGCGGCCAGGCCTGTGATACGGGCCGCCTGGGGGGGGTTGCGGTGCTGGAGGTGCTCGAGGACGCCAAGGCCACCGGCCCGGTGATCCACCGGCTGGAAAGCCCCCTCTTGGAGGGGCAGCGCGTGGTGGGCCAGCTCGACTGGGCCCGTCGCTACCGGCACATGCAACGCCACACCGCCGAGCACATGCTGGGCCAGGCCTTTTTGCGGGCCGCAGGCTGGAACGTGGTGGCCGTCAATATGAGCAACCCGGTCTGCACCATGGACTTCGACGGCGCCCCCGACGAAGCGGTGATCCGCCAGGCCGAGGCCCTGGCCAACTGGGCGGTATATGCCAACACAGCGGTACGAACCTACTTCATCAACGACGCAGAAGCCCCGGCCCACGGCCTGCGCCGCGCCCCCAAGGTGGCCGGTATCATCCGGGTGGTGGAGATCGAAGGCTGGGACAAGGTGGCCTGCGGTGGTCTGCACGTGGCCCACACCGGCGAGGCCGGCCCCATCAAAATAACCCGGTTCGAACGCTACAAAGGCGGCACACGCGTCTACTTTTCGGCCGGCTGGGAGGCCCTCGAGCTCTTCGACCAGGAACACCGCCTGCTCTCCCGTCTGGGCGAACGGTTTAGCTCGAGCCCCCTCGAGCTCGAAAAGCCCATTGGCAACTTGCAGGATGAGTGGCGCAGGGCACGGGCCGAAAACGCCGCGCTCAAGGACGAGCTGGCCGAGCGCATCATGCGCGACCTGCTGGCCGGTTTTCCCAACCTGACCATGGCCGCCCAGGTACCCCACATCGTGCTGGACATGGTGGGCAAGCGCCTGGCCGAGTGGCCGGGGGTGCTGGCCCTGCTGGTGGCCCAGGCCGAGGACAAGGCCCGCTACGTTCTGCTCAAGCACCCCAGCCGCAACGAAGACCTGCAAACCATCTGGGAGGAGGTGCTCAAGCCGCTGGGGGCCCGGGGCGGGGGGGCTTTGGTCAAGCTGGGGGTTATGCCCCTGAAAGCGCTCCACCCGGCCCTGCTGGCCTTCGAGCGTTACCTGGCCCAGGAGCGCTAA